From Scylla paramamosain isolate STU-SP2022 chromosome 18, ASM3559412v1, whole genome shotgun sequence, one genomic window encodes:
- the LOC135109375 gene encoding RING finger protein 44-like isoform X1 produces MLVYIPVSESWRLAESQVRSSGAPQVVPVSLAMSSMNSGGGHHQFQQQQQQQQHQQHQQHQSQHQQQQQAVHIHAHARGPSSMMCATPTQPHHTHHLSSGHVQSSTHQMGGASGGSYGNVPRLHHCNVHSFLCSNPPLHHQYQVNGGCLGPQHHYAPMVPPGHHTAGPLLAPAGPPQLMAATPQPPHTHTSLYGQAPMAVPPPQAVPAHLAAVPSQLSAAPQSLGVSVAPQMPPQHHHHTHTQPTPPLVTPFPAHTHLHQLHHLHASSGSGGGARGASVDMLGRGLYRGPTQGHVLGRMRGPRGSSGTSLGGTRRSSSSWRGNNIPPAAPPPPPPPPLPSAAAAAATYPGILLHFLAMLSHPSLHQYSVVDPVPAEAPDTENYEALLHLAERLGEAKPRGLMKTVIDQLPSYRYTGEKSETKQMTCVICMCDFELRQMLRVLPCLHEFHTKCVDKWLKEGGVPCAVYHCWLLACLQYHDDGLFGACSLTGLALSAEEMPANFLKKRPILSEAG; encoded by the exons GTGCCCGTGTCTCTGGCCATGTCGAGTATGAACAGCGGAGGAGGACACCATCagttccagcagcagcagcagcagcaacagcaccagcagcaccagcagcaccaatcacagcatcagcagcagcaacaggccGTCCATATTCATGCCCATGCCCGTGGCCCATCGTCCATGATGTGTGCCACCCCCACACAgccccaccacacccaccacctcagCAGTGGCCATGTCCAATCCTCAACACATCAA atgggtgGAGCCAGTGGGGGCAGCTATGGTAATGTTCCTCGTCTCCACCATTGCAATGTCCACTCCTTCCTGTGTTCAAAtccaccactccatcaccagtaCCAG gtGAATGGTGGTTGTCTTGGCCCCCAGCACCACTATGCCCCAATGGTCCCTCCCGGTCACCACACTGCTGGCCCCCTCCTGGCACCTGCTGGGCCCCCCCAGCTGATGGCCGCCACCCCCcagccacctcacactcacacctccctgtACGGCCAGGCACCCATGGCCGTGCCACCCCCACAGGCCGTCCCTGCCCATCTTGCAGCTGTCCCAAGTCAGCTGTCCGCAGCACCTCAGAGTCTTGGGGTCAGTGTCGCCCCACAGATGCCtcctcagcaccaccaccacacccacacacagccCACACCTCCCCTGGTGACTCCATTCCCAGCCCACACTCACCTTCACCAACTCCATCATTTACAT GCAAGCAGTGGGAGTGGAGGTGGCGCCCGAGGAGCCAGCGTTGACATGCTGGGGCGGGGACTGTACCGAGGCCCCACTCAGGGTCACGTGCTGGGGCGCATGAGAGGACCCAGAGGGAGCAGCGGAACCAGTCTTGGTGGCACAAGACGTAGTAGTTCAAGTTGGCGAGGCAATAATATTCCTCCAgcagcccctccccctccaccacctcctcctctcccgagtgctgctgcagctgctgccaCATACCCAGGCATTCTCTTACATTTCCT GGCAATGTTGTCACACCCCTCGCTGCACCAGTATAGCGTGGTAGACCCAGTGCCTGCGGAGGCTCCAGACACGGAGAACTATGAGGCCCTGCTACATCTTGCAGAGAGGCTTGGTGAAGCCAAACCAAGAGGCCTTATGAAGACCGTGATTGACCAGCTCCCGTCCTATAG GTATACTGGGGAAAAGTCTGAGACAAAACAGATGACGTGTGTAATCTGCATGTGTGATTTCGAACTGCGGCAGATGTTACGTGTCTTACCATGTCTGCATGAATTTCATACCAAGTGTGTTGATAAGTGGCTTAAG GAGGGTGGCGTGCCTTGTGCCGTGTACCACTGCTGGCTGCTTGCATGCTTGCAGTATCATGATGATGGCCTTTTTGGTGCCTGCAG TCTAACCGGACTTGCCCTATCTGCCGAGGAGATGCCAGCGAATTTCTTAAAGAAGCGGCCAATTCTGAGTGAAGCCGGTTGA
- the LOC135109375 gene encoding RING finger protein 44-like isoform X7, with protein sequence MLVYIPVPVSLAMSSMNSGGGHHQFQQQQQQQQHQQHQQHQSQHQQQQQAVHIHAHARGPSSMMCATPTQPHHTHHLSSGHVQSSTHQMGGASGGSYGNVPRLHHCNVHSFLCSNPPLHHQYQVNGGCLGPQHHYAPMVPPGHHTAGPLLAPAGPPQLMAATPQPPHTHTSLYGQAPMAVPPPQAVPAHLAAVPSQLSAAPQSLGVSVAPQMPPQHHHHTHTQPTPPLVTPFPAHTHLHQLHHLHASSGSGGGARGASVDMLGRGLYRGPTQGHVLGRMRGPRGSSGTSLGGTRRSSSSWRGNNIPPAAPPPPPPPPLPSAAAAAATYPGILLHFLAMLSHPSLHQYSVVDPVPAEAPDTENYEALLHLAERLGEAKPRGLMKTVIDQLPSYRYTGEKSETKQMTCVICMCDFELRQMLRVLPCLHEFHTKCVDKWLKSNRTCPICRGDASEFLKEAANSE encoded by the exons GTGCCCGTGTCTCTGGCCATGTCGAGTATGAACAGCGGAGGAGGACACCATCagttccagcagcagcagcagcagcaacagcaccagcagcaccagcagcaccaatcacagcatcagcagcagcaacaggccGTCCATATTCATGCCCATGCCCGTGGCCCATCGTCCATGATGTGTGCCACCCCCACACAgccccaccacacccaccacctcagCAGTGGCCATGTCCAATCCTCAACACATCAA atgggtgGAGCCAGTGGGGGCAGCTATGGTAATGTTCCTCGTCTCCACCATTGCAATGTCCACTCCTTCCTGTGTTCAAAtccaccactccatcaccagtaCCAG gtGAATGGTGGTTGTCTTGGCCCCCAGCACCACTATGCCCCAATGGTCCCTCCCGGTCACCACACTGCTGGCCCCCTCCTGGCACCTGCTGGGCCCCCCCAGCTGATGGCCGCCACCCCCcagccacctcacactcacacctccctgtACGGCCAGGCACCCATGGCCGTGCCACCCCCACAGGCCGTCCCTGCCCATCTTGCAGCTGTCCCAAGTCAGCTGTCCGCAGCACCTCAGAGTCTTGGGGTCAGTGTCGCCCCACAGATGCCtcctcagcaccaccaccacacccacacacagccCACACCTCCCCTGGTGACTCCATTCCCAGCCCACACTCACCTTCACCAACTCCATCATTTACAT GCAAGCAGTGGGAGTGGAGGTGGCGCCCGAGGAGCCAGCGTTGACATGCTGGGGCGGGGACTGTACCGAGGCCCCACTCAGGGTCACGTGCTGGGGCGCATGAGAGGACCCAGAGGGAGCAGCGGAACCAGTCTTGGTGGCACAAGACGTAGTAGTTCAAGTTGGCGAGGCAATAATATTCCTCCAgcagcccctccccctccaccacctcctcctctcccgagtgctgctgcagctgctgccaCATACCCAGGCATTCTCTTACATTTCCT GGCAATGTTGTCACACCCCTCGCTGCACCAGTATAGCGTGGTAGACCCAGTGCCTGCGGAGGCTCCAGACACGGAGAACTATGAGGCCCTGCTACATCTTGCAGAGAGGCTTGGTGAAGCCAAACCAAGAGGCCTTATGAAGACCGTGATTGACCAGCTCCCGTCCTATAG GTATACTGGGGAAAAGTCTGAGACAAAACAGATGACGTGTGTAATCTGCATGTGTGATTTCGAACTGCGGCAGATGTTACGTGTCTTACCATGTCTGCATGAATTTCATACCAAGTGTGTTGATAAGTGGCTTAAG TCTAACCGGACTTGCCCTATCTGCCGAGGAGATGCCAGCGAATTTCTTAAAGAAGCGGCCAATTCTGAGTGA
- the LOC135109375 gene encoding RING finger protein 44-like isoform X5 has product MLVYIPVSESWRLAESQVRSSGAPQVVPVSLAMSSMNSGGGHHQFQQQQQQQQHQQHQQHQSQHQQQQQAVHIHAHARGPSSMMCATPTQPHHTHHLSSGHVQSSTHQMGGASGGSYGNVPRLHHCNVHSFLCSNPPLHHQYQVNGGCLGPQHHYAPMVPPGHHTAGPLLAPAGPPQLMAATPQPPHTHTSLYGQAPMAVPPPQAVPAHLAAVPSQLSAAPQSLGVSVAPQMPPQHHHHTHTQPTPPLVTPFPAHTHLHQLHHLHASSGSGGGARGASVDMLGRGLYRGPTQGHVLGRMRGPRGSSGTSLGGTRRSSSSWRGNNIPPAAPPPPPPPPLPSAAAAAATYPGILLHFLAMLSHPSLHQYSVVDPVPAEAPDTENYEALLHLAERLGEAKPRGLMKTVIDQLPSYRYTGEKSETKQMTCVICMCDFELRQMLRVLPCLHEFHTKCVDKWLKVLVSDSMVFFDVTSDWMMPCCQ; this is encoded by the exons GTGCCCGTGTCTCTGGCCATGTCGAGTATGAACAGCGGAGGAGGACACCATCagttccagcagcagcagcagcagcaacagcaccagcagcaccagcagcaccaatcacagcatcagcagcagcaacaggccGTCCATATTCATGCCCATGCCCGTGGCCCATCGTCCATGATGTGTGCCACCCCCACACAgccccaccacacccaccacctcagCAGTGGCCATGTCCAATCCTCAACACATCAA atgggtgGAGCCAGTGGGGGCAGCTATGGTAATGTTCCTCGTCTCCACCATTGCAATGTCCACTCCTTCCTGTGTTCAAAtccaccactccatcaccagtaCCAG gtGAATGGTGGTTGTCTTGGCCCCCAGCACCACTATGCCCCAATGGTCCCTCCCGGTCACCACACTGCTGGCCCCCTCCTGGCACCTGCTGGGCCCCCCCAGCTGATGGCCGCCACCCCCcagccacctcacactcacacctccctgtACGGCCAGGCACCCATGGCCGTGCCACCCCCACAGGCCGTCCCTGCCCATCTTGCAGCTGTCCCAAGTCAGCTGTCCGCAGCACCTCAGAGTCTTGGGGTCAGTGTCGCCCCACAGATGCCtcctcagcaccaccaccacacccacacacagccCACACCTCCCCTGGTGACTCCATTCCCAGCCCACACTCACCTTCACCAACTCCATCATTTACAT GCAAGCAGTGGGAGTGGAGGTGGCGCCCGAGGAGCCAGCGTTGACATGCTGGGGCGGGGACTGTACCGAGGCCCCACTCAGGGTCACGTGCTGGGGCGCATGAGAGGACCCAGAGGGAGCAGCGGAACCAGTCTTGGTGGCACAAGACGTAGTAGTTCAAGTTGGCGAGGCAATAATATTCCTCCAgcagcccctccccctccaccacctcctcctctcccgagtgctgctgcagctgctgccaCATACCCAGGCATTCTCTTACATTTCCT GGCAATGTTGTCACACCCCTCGCTGCACCAGTATAGCGTGGTAGACCCAGTGCCTGCGGAGGCTCCAGACACGGAGAACTATGAGGCCCTGCTACATCTTGCAGAGAGGCTTGGTGAAGCCAAACCAAGAGGCCTTATGAAGACCGTGATTGACCAGCTCCCGTCCTATAG GTATACTGGGGAAAAGTCTGAGACAAAACAGATGACGTGTGTAATCTGCATGTGTGATTTCGAACTGCGGCAGATGTTACGTGTCTTACCATGTCTGCATGAATTTCATACCAAGTGTGTTGATAAGTGGCTTAAG GTTCTTGTCTCAGACTCCATGGTATTTTTTGATGTGACTTCTGACTGGATGATGCCATGCTGTCAGTAA
- the LOC135109375 gene encoding RING finger protein 44-like isoform X6, translating to MLVYIPVSESWRLAESQVRSSGAPQVVPVSLAMSSMNSGGGHHQFQQQQQQQQHQQHQQHQSQHQQQQQAVHIHAHARGPSSMMCATPTQPHHTHHLSSGHVQSSTHQMGGASGGSYGNVPRLHHCNVHSFLCSNPPLHHQYQVNGGCLGPQHHYAPMVPPGHHTAGPLLAPAGPPQLMAATPQPPHTHTSLYGQAPMAVPPPQAVPAHLAAVPSQLSAAPQSLGVSVAPQMPPQHHHHTHTQPTPPLVTPFPAHTHLHQLHHLHASSGSGGGARGASVDMLGRGLYRGPTQGHVLGRMRGPRGSSGTSLGGTRRSSSSWRGNNIPPAAPPPPPPPPLPSAAAAAATYPGILLHFLAMLSHPSLHQYSVVDPVPAEAPDTENYEALLHLAERLGEAKPRGLMKTVIDQLPSYRYTGEKSETKQMTCVICMCDFELRQMLRVLPCLHEFHTKCVDKWLKRRKCA from the exons GTGCCCGTGTCTCTGGCCATGTCGAGTATGAACAGCGGAGGAGGACACCATCagttccagcagcagcagcagcagcaacagcaccagcagcaccagcagcaccaatcacagcatcagcagcagcaacaggccGTCCATATTCATGCCCATGCCCGTGGCCCATCGTCCATGATGTGTGCCACCCCCACACAgccccaccacacccaccacctcagCAGTGGCCATGTCCAATCCTCAACACATCAA atgggtgGAGCCAGTGGGGGCAGCTATGGTAATGTTCCTCGTCTCCACCATTGCAATGTCCACTCCTTCCTGTGTTCAAAtccaccactccatcaccagtaCCAG gtGAATGGTGGTTGTCTTGGCCCCCAGCACCACTATGCCCCAATGGTCCCTCCCGGTCACCACACTGCTGGCCCCCTCCTGGCACCTGCTGGGCCCCCCCAGCTGATGGCCGCCACCCCCcagccacctcacactcacacctccctgtACGGCCAGGCACCCATGGCCGTGCCACCCCCACAGGCCGTCCCTGCCCATCTTGCAGCTGTCCCAAGTCAGCTGTCCGCAGCACCTCAGAGTCTTGGGGTCAGTGTCGCCCCACAGATGCCtcctcagcaccaccaccacacccacacacagccCACACCTCCCCTGGTGACTCCATTCCCAGCCCACACTCACCTTCACCAACTCCATCATTTACAT GCAAGCAGTGGGAGTGGAGGTGGCGCCCGAGGAGCCAGCGTTGACATGCTGGGGCGGGGACTGTACCGAGGCCCCACTCAGGGTCACGTGCTGGGGCGCATGAGAGGACCCAGAGGGAGCAGCGGAACCAGTCTTGGTGGCACAAGACGTAGTAGTTCAAGTTGGCGAGGCAATAATATTCCTCCAgcagcccctccccctccaccacctcctcctctcccgagtgctgctgcagctgctgccaCATACCCAGGCATTCTCTTACATTTCCT GGCAATGTTGTCACACCCCTCGCTGCACCAGTATAGCGTGGTAGACCCAGTGCCTGCGGAGGCTCCAGACACGGAGAACTATGAGGCCCTGCTACATCTTGCAGAGAGGCTTGGTGAAGCCAAACCAAGAGGCCTTATGAAGACCGTGATTGACCAGCTCCCGTCCTATAG GTATACTGGGGAAAAGTCTGAGACAAAACAGATGACGTGTGTAATCTGCATGTGTGATTTCGAACTGCGGCAGATGTTACGTGTCTTACCATGTCTGCATGAATTTCATACCAAGTGTGTTGATAAGTGGCTTAAG aGGCGAAAGTGTGCATGA
- the LOC135109375 gene encoding RING finger protein 44-like isoform X4 has translation MLVYIPVSESWRLAESQVRSSGAPQVVPVSLAMSSMNSGGGHHQFQQQQQQQQHQQHQQHQSQHQQQQQAVHIHAHARGPSSMMCATPTQPHHTHHLSSGHVQSSTHQMGGASGGSYGNVPRLHHCNVHSFLCSNPPLHHQYQVNGGCLGPQHHYAPMVPPGHHTAGPLLAPAGPPQLMAATPQPPHTHTSLYGQAPMAVPPPQAVPAHLAAVPSQLSAAPQSLGVSVAPQMPPQHHHHTHTQPTPPLVTPFPAHTHLHQLHHLHASSGSGGGARGASVDMLGRGLYRGPTQGHVLGRMRGPRGSSGTSLGGTRRSSSSWRGNNIPPAAPPPPPPPPLPSAAAAAATYPGILLHFLAMLSHPSLHQYSVVDPVPAEAPDTENYEALLHLAERLGEAKPRGLMKTVIDQLPSYRYTGEKSETKQMTCVICMCDFELRQMLRVLPCLHEFHTKCVDKWLKSNRTCPICRGDASEFLKEAANSE, from the exons GTGCCCGTGTCTCTGGCCATGTCGAGTATGAACAGCGGAGGAGGACACCATCagttccagcagcagcagcagcagcaacagcaccagcagcaccagcagcaccaatcacagcatcagcagcagcaacaggccGTCCATATTCATGCCCATGCCCGTGGCCCATCGTCCATGATGTGTGCCACCCCCACACAgccccaccacacccaccacctcagCAGTGGCCATGTCCAATCCTCAACACATCAA atgggtgGAGCCAGTGGGGGCAGCTATGGTAATGTTCCTCGTCTCCACCATTGCAATGTCCACTCCTTCCTGTGTTCAAAtccaccactccatcaccagtaCCAG gtGAATGGTGGTTGTCTTGGCCCCCAGCACCACTATGCCCCAATGGTCCCTCCCGGTCACCACACTGCTGGCCCCCTCCTGGCACCTGCTGGGCCCCCCCAGCTGATGGCCGCCACCCCCcagccacctcacactcacacctccctgtACGGCCAGGCACCCATGGCCGTGCCACCCCCACAGGCCGTCCCTGCCCATCTTGCAGCTGTCCCAAGTCAGCTGTCCGCAGCACCTCAGAGTCTTGGGGTCAGTGTCGCCCCACAGATGCCtcctcagcaccaccaccacacccacacacagccCACACCTCCCCTGGTGACTCCATTCCCAGCCCACACTCACCTTCACCAACTCCATCATTTACAT GCAAGCAGTGGGAGTGGAGGTGGCGCCCGAGGAGCCAGCGTTGACATGCTGGGGCGGGGACTGTACCGAGGCCCCACTCAGGGTCACGTGCTGGGGCGCATGAGAGGACCCAGAGGGAGCAGCGGAACCAGTCTTGGTGGCACAAGACGTAGTAGTTCAAGTTGGCGAGGCAATAATATTCCTCCAgcagcccctccccctccaccacctcctcctctcccgagtgctgctgcagctgctgccaCATACCCAGGCATTCTCTTACATTTCCT GGCAATGTTGTCACACCCCTCGCTGCACCAGTATAGCGTGGTAGACCCAGTGCCTGCGGAGGCTCCAGACACGGAGAACTATGAGGCCCTGCTACATCTTGCAGAGAGGCTTGGTGAAGCCAAACCAAGAGGCCTTATGAAGACCGTGATTGACCAGCTCCCGTCCTATAG GTATACTGGGGAAAAGTCTGAGACAAAACAGATGACGTGTGTAATCTGCATGTGTGATTTCGAACTGCGGCAGATGTTACGTGTCTTACCATGTCTGCATGAATTTCATACCAAGTGTGTTGATAAGTGGCTTAAG TCTAACCGGACTTGCCCTATCTGCCGAGGAGATGCCAGCGAATTTCTTAAAGAAGCGGCCAATTCTGAGTGA
- the LOC135109375 gene encoding RING finger protein 44-like isoform X3, whose amino-acid sequence MLVYIPVPVSLAMSSMNSGGGHHQFQQQQQQQQHQQHQQHQSQHQQQQQAVHIHAHARGPSSMMCATPTQPHHTHHLSSGHVQSSTHQMGGASGGSYGNVPRLHHCNVHSFLCSNPPLHHQYQVNGGCLGPQHHYAPMVPPGHHTAGPLLAPAGPPQLMAATPQPPHTHTSLYGQAPMAVPPPQAVPAHLAAVPSQLSAAPQSLGVSVAPQMPPQHHHHTHTQPTPPLVTPFPAHTHLHQLHHLHASSGSGGGARGASVDMLGRGLYRGPTQGHVLGRMRGPRGSSGTSLGGTRRSSSSWRGNNIPPAAPPPPPPPPLPSAAAAAATYPGILLHFLAMLSHPSLHQYSVVDPVPAEAPDTENYEALLHLAERLGEAKPRGLMKTVIDQLPSYRYTGEKSETKQMTCVICMCDFELRQMLRVLPCLHEFHTKCVDKWLKEGGVPCAVYHCWLLACLQYHDDGLFGACSLTGLALSAEEMPANFLKKRPILSEAG is encoded by the exons GTGCCCGTGTCTCTGGCCATGTCGAGTATGAACAGCGGAGGAGGACACCATCagttccagcagcagcagcagcagcaacagcaccagcagcaccagcagcaccaatcacagcatcagcagcagcaacaggccGTCCATATTCATGCCCATGCCCGTGGCCCATCGTCCATGATGTGTGCCACCCCCACACAgccccaccacacccaccacctcagCAGTGGCCATGTCCAATCCTCAACACATCAA atgggtgGAGCCAGTGGGGGCAGCTATGGTAATGTTCCTCGTCTCCACCATTGCAATGTCCACTCCTTCCTGTGTTCAAAtccaccactccatcaccagtaCCAG gtGAATGGTGGTTGTCTTGGCCCCCAGCACCACTATGCCCCAATGGTCCCTCCCGGTCACCACACTGCTGGCCCCCTCCTGGCACCTGCTGGGCCCCCCCAGCTGATGGCCGCCACCCCCcagccacctcacactcacacctccctgtACGGCCAGGCACCCATGGCCGTGCCACCCCCACAGGCCGTCCCTGCCCATCTTGCAGCTGTCCCAAGTCAGCTGTCCGCAGCACCTCAGAGTCTTGGGGTCAGTGTCGCCCCACAGATGCCtcctcagcaccaccaccacacccacacacagccCACACCTCCCCTGGTGACTCCATTCCCAGCCCACACTCACCTTCACCAACTCCATCATTTACAT GCAAGCAGTGGGAGTGGAGGTGGCGCCCGAGGAGCCAGCGTTGACATGCTGGGGCGGGGACTGTACCGAGGCCCCACTCAGGGTCACGTGCTGGGGCGCATGAGAGGACCCAGAGGGAGCAGCGGAACCAGTCTTGGTGGCACAAGACGTAGTAGTTCAAGTTGGCGAGGCAATAATATTCCTCCAgcagcccctccccctccaccacctcctcctctcccgagtgctgctgcagctgctgccaCATACCCAGGCATTCTCTTACATTTCCT GGCAATGTTGTCACACCCCTCGCTGCACCAGTATAGCGTGGTAGACCCAGTGCCTGCGGAGGCTCCAGACACGGAGAACTATGAGGCCCTGCTACATCTTGCAGAGAGGCTTGGTGAAGCCAAACCAAGAGGCCTTATGAAGACCGTGATTGACCAGCTCCCGTCCTATAG GTATACTGGGGAAAAGTCTGAGACAAAACAGATGACGTGTGTAATCTGCATGTGTGATTTCGAACTGCGGCAGATGTTACGTGTCTTACCATGTCTGCATGAATTTCATACCAAGTGTGTTGATAAGTGGCTTAAG GAGGGTGGCGTGCCTTGTGCCGTGTACCACTGCTGGCTGCTTGCATGCTTGCAGTATCATGATGATGGCCTTTTTGGTGCCTGCAG TCTAACCGGACTTGCCCTATCTGCCGAGGAGATGCCAGCGAATTTCTTAAAGAAGCGGCCAATTCTGAGTGAAGCCGGTTGA
- the LOC135109375 gene encoding RING finger protein 44-like isoform X2: protein MATPFYLPEEDSPGLDLTIDSQVPVSLAMSSMNSGGGHHQFQQQQQQQQHQQHQQHQSQHQQQQQAVHIHAHARGPSSMMCATPTQPHHTHHLSSGHVQSSTHQMGGASGGSYGNVPRLHHCNVHSFLCSNPPLHHQYQVNGGCLGPQHHYAPMVPPGHHTAGPLLAPAGPPQLMAATPQPPHTHTSLYGQAPMAVPPPQAVPAHLAAVPSQLSAAPQSLGVSVAPQMPPQHHHHTHTQPTPPLVTPFPAHTHLHQLHHLHASSGSGGGARGASVDMLGRGLYRGPTQGHVLGRMRGPRGSSGTSLGGTRRSSSSWRGNNIPPAAPPPPPPPPLPSAAAAAATYPGILLHFLAMLSHPSLHQYSVVDPVPAEAPDTENYEALLHLAERLGEAKPRGLMKTVIDQLPSYRYTGEKSETKQMTCVICMCDFELRQMLRVLPCLHEFHTKCVDKWLKEGGVPCAVYHCWLLACLQYHDDGLFGACSLTGLALSAEEMPANFLKKRPILSEAG, encoded by the exons GTGCCCGTGTCTCTGGCCATGTCGAGTATGAACAGCGGAGGAGGACACCATCagttccagcagcagcagcagcagcaacagcaccagcagcaccagcagcaccaatcacagcatcagcagcagcaacaggccGTCCATATTCATGCCCATGCCCGTGGCCCATCGTCCATGATGTGTGCCACCCCCACACAgccccaccacacccaccacctcagCAGTGGCCATGTCCAATCCTCAACACATCAA atgggtgGAGCCAGTGGGGGCAGCTATGGTAATGTTCCTCGTCTCCACCATTGCAATGTCCACTCCTTCCTGTGTTCAAAtccaccactccatcaccagtaCCAG gtGAATGGTGGTTGTCTTGGCCCCCAGCACCACTATGCCCCAATGGTCCCTCCCGGTCACCACACTGCTGGCCCCCTCCTGGCACCTGCTGGGCCCCCCCAGCTGATGGCCGCCACCCCCcagccacctcacactcacacctccctgtACGGCCAGGCACCCATGGCCGTGCCACCCCCACAGGCCGTCCCTGCCCATCTTGCAGCTGTCCCAAGTCAGCTGTCCGCAGCACCTCAGAGTCTTGGGGTCAGTGTCGCCCCACAGATGCCtcctcagcaccaccaccacacccacacacagccCACACCTCCCCTGGTGACTCCATTCCCAGCCCACACTCACCTTCACCAACTCCATCATTTACAT GCAAGCAGTGGGAGTGGAGGTGGCGCCCGAGGAGCCAGCGTTGACATGCTGGGGCGGGGACTGTACCGAGGCCCCACTCAGGGTCACGTGCTGGGGCGCATGAGAGGACCCAGAGGGAGCAGCGGAACCAGTCTTGGTGGCACAAGACGTAGTAGTTCAAGTTGGCGAGGCAATAATATTCCTCCAgcagcccctccccctccaccacctcctcctctcccgagtgctgctgcagctgctgccaCATACCCAGGCATTCTCTTACATTTCCT GGCAATGTTGTCACACCCCTCGCTGCACCAGTATAGCGTGGTAGACCCAGTGCCTGCGGAGGCTCCAGACACGGAGAACTATGAGGCCCTGCTACATCTTGCAGAGAGGCTTGGTGAAGCCAAACCAAGAGGCCTTATGAAGACCGTGATTGACCAGCTCCCGTCCTATAG GTATACTGGGGAAAAGTCTGAGACAAAACAGATGACGTGTGTAATCTGCATGTGTGATTTCGAACTGCGGCAGATGTTACGTGTCTTACCATGTCTGCATGAATTTCATACCAAGTGTGTTGATAAGTGGCTTAAG GAGGGTGGCGTGCCTTGTGCCGTGTACCACTGCTGGCTGCTTGCATGCTTGCAGTATCATGATGATGGCCTTTTTGGTGCCTGCAG TCTAACCGGACTTGCCCTATCTGCCGAGGAGATGCCAGCGAATTTCTTAAAGAAGCGGCCAATTCTGAGTGAAGCCGGTTGA